The genome window CACCAGTTTCAGACTGCTTCCTATAAGATGTCACAGGCCAAAATAGTACAAAGATTTGAGTAAACTAGACGCAATTATGAACCTTAAAAGGGTTGTTAACCAAAAGATTTCTCACTTGATGAAGCATGGCAAATATTTTGGCTGCAAAACAAGATTGAAGATATCTTACATTATAGAAAACAAGTGAATGGATTTAACCGGTAGAAGAGGCATAAAGAAACACAATCATACTTACATGATGTGACAGATCAGCATCCATGATTACAACAAAATTTCCAGAAGCATGCTTCAAACCGTGAATGTAAGCTGTTCCTGAAAGTTGAAACCGATAACAACCCAAAGGTTAGCTCCACCTATTACTCCTGAAAGGGAATAGGTCTTACTTACCCAATCCAAGCTTCTTAGGTCTAGGTCTCAATAGCTGTAACAGTAAGGAAACAGAAGCAGAGGTGCACAGGAATTGATCAGCAAAACGGATTACATATAGATCCAATTTTGAAGGTAGATGAGAATGGAACTTACAATACGATCTTCACCATACAGTTTCTGCAGTTGTTTCACAACTTCCTGAGTACCATCAGGGCTCCCATCATCCACAACAATTATTTCAAAATCTACATCCCTACTCCAGGCAATATCACAAGTAGTTACATAAATATGACAGATATTGCAAACTACCACAGTATAAGAGGAAAGGTTTTTAAGGTAGGTACACTTATCTCGCGAGTGTTAGGCCAGTTACATTgtcattaattttatatgaaaataaatcctTTATGCCCCATGACAGACACAAAGCAATGGCATAGTGGGAAAGGTGGAAACTAATTCAAATAATGTACTGATTTGTAGTGAAAACTTTGGCCCCAAGAACATCAAAATTTGAGAAGTTTTAACATATAGCCACTTGAATTTACGAAGACTAGAAGAATACTACTAAAAGGACAAAAAATAGGATCATTGATTAAACTCCTACGGTTTAATTTCACAAGGCTGTTTAAGTGTATAATTAATTCATATGCATAGGCACCAAATCCGGGGGGAAAGTGTAGAGTTATGTAAAAACAACAGGCGCTTCAATATATTGCcggataatttatttattccagAAAACAGAAACTAAATATGACAGTATTGTCATATTTATGTATACTCATTATCCAATTCAAATCAtttgcataaaatgaaaatactgAACGGGACGCCACTTATAAACTCGATGAATACAAGAGGGGCAGAAGAAAGAGCACGAATTTGAGATATGTAATCAGATCTCGATAGAGCAcgttaaaaatactaaaattaagaGTTCAGcgatcaaagaaaaaaaaaatttaaaaaggagaGAGAATTGAAGTTGGGAGAAATACCGGAGATGTTTGAAGATGAGATAGACGATGAGAGCAATGTTGAGGCGCTCGTTGTAAGTAGGTACTATTATGCTGTACTTGTTCTTCTGctccattttttcttcttctgtgTAAATACCTTGGCCTAAATCTTTATTTTCTGTGTGTTCTTTTGTTTCGCTGACTCATTTCTCATTTGAATTTTTCAACGATGAATCGGGATGCTGACTTTTGCTTGCTAGACTACCTTGAAATTGGGCTAAGGCCTAGGAACAAAGCAGGCCGCTTCAACCGAGAAGGTACCAACTCGGTTAATCTCATAGCCGGACTCCCATAATTGAGCTACAATGCTGCAAAAGAATAAAATGCTAAATGAGAATTTTTTATTggttaaaatactaaaaatccCTCGAATTTTACTCAAAGTTTGCAGAATCCTATCTGGTCCAAATAACGGcaactttttatttcaaatgaaagtttatttaggtataaattaaagattaaggatttattttagatataactaaaaagtgaaaaagattTACAAGGCTAAAAGTATTAGggaaatttttgtattaaaagtCTGATTATATTTATTCTTCCACTTAAAATATGGATAAATTGATTctgtacattaaatcaaaaagtAAACGGATCTTTTGATTATTCCATCACTACACCAATTGTTAGCGTTATAAATGTacaaaaatttactaaaaaattaatttattctttaatttaatatacaagaattaatttacctatttttaggTAGAGGAAAAAGGGCAAATGAATTCCTTAATACTTATAATACTTCTGCCACTTACAAGTTGGTTAAGGATTTAGTTAAGTGTATACaaagtatacatatttatataaataaactagtaAAGTGcagggttttatttatttattttatttaatattttaacctttgttTTATTGAAGTATTTCAGCTCATAGCGTTGAAGTTGAAATCTCATGATCAGACATGGGAATTTCGATGCAATAACTAGTAATTAAGCAGACTATACTGTTGTTGTCTACATACAATTTACAAACTGCAAACAAAACTAAATCCCCTGCTTACTCATTcctcaaattattattattattatcattattattcaCAAAACAAAAACCAGCACTTATTACGCATAGGGTTGGCGCAGGAGCCGAAAAGCTTAGTCGTCCGGGGTTCTGTCCTCCATCTCTTCCACTTCCGGCTCATCTAACTTACTTCCCACAATCTTTTTGTCTAGCACAGAAGCTGCTGGTTCTTCAATACTTTCCTGCTTTGCTCCATCTTTTTGCAATTCCTCATCGAAACTGGAGGTGTCACGGTCAGTAGTTTCTTGTGGATTTTCTTTATCTCCATGATCAACCTGGGGAGAATCTTAAACAATCTGTCAGTTCAAGTTTTCATTCCTAGGCTCAGGGCCCATATAAACAGCCACAGATTATATCACCTACCAAGATAGCCGATTCCTCAGCATTCTTCTGCTTTGATGCATCCATTTCTAATGTCTCACTGACACTAATTACATTGATACCATTAGTTTCTTCTACACTTTCATCCACTTTATAATAAACCTGTGGAAAATTTGTAAGAAATCTGTCAGTCCATGTTGACCCTAGATACAGGCGGAGATTCGATGTCCATGATACCATATAAGGTTGGAAATCTATAATAAGCCTAAGTGCACAACAATAAATATACACAACTATCAATGCCAAGCATGGTCTGTGATGGATgatatgatataatataatCAGGAAGCCCAGGAAGTGATAATCATACCACACATGTGCGAGCTGGTGAGAGTACTTTGAAAGAATTAGGGCGGTTGTTGAAATTAGTTTCAGGTACACCTGGAATCCCTTCTGGGGATGTAAAATGGTCCACATCATGACCCACCTAcaagattgattaattttagcATTACCAGGAGAGAAAACAATTCATAGATGACTAACAAAGAGAGGCTTTAGATGCTATTGCTTCATTAGTTGCCAGGTAGACAGGCCACTCCCAGACCCAAGGCAACAATCaacattttgttttaaagtcccacgaaaattcatgaaattagtACTGTGAATTCCCAATTGCCAGAAATCAAGCCAAGATAAAAACACAACTCTTTCAGCAATAGCAAAAGGAAAGAATAACAACAATAGCAGGAGTTCCTTACTCTTCCATGCCCACCAAATTCCCAAGCATCACTATCCAGGGCAACTCTATACTTCCCTGGCAAGTCACACCCCACTTTGTACCTGCATGTTTCACACAATAGTTAGTTGAAGAGTTTTAGGGTACAAGTAATTTCTTTCTAGCATATATAGATAAGTAGATCAGTTTCTAGCCGTAAATGGCTCCTTGtacaaacacaaataaatacaaattttcatAACTTGAAGCATACATACCCATCATACGTATTTTCTGGATGAAAGTTGAACACGAAAACGAGATCTCCCCTCTCAAAGACGATAACCTAAATCAAGAAACCATTAATGCATCCGCCAAAACTGAAGGGGTTAAAACATGGCAATGGAATGTTATACGGCAGAGAACTAAACAAGGGTATGGTGCCATTATCTCTATCCCATTGGAGgtaaaatgaagaaagaaaaattagactAGCATGATGACATAGCAAGAAACCTTCCATTTTATTACCATACGTACTTGAAACTCAAAAGGAAACAATAATCTTGTTTACTTGCTATTGCAATCTTTTAGTTTTTGGATAGCCATAAAAGattgataaataaacaatttattaattctaaaaataaaaattcaatcctAAAACGGTTAACAACTTTTGACTGTCATATGTGCATGTATTTTGCATCCTGAATTAGATCGACAGCTGCAATGGTCTTACACTAACCACTCAACTACCATTGTAGATTTACCTTGTTTTCTTCATCAGTGCAGCTCACTATCTGTTTTGTCGATGAAAGGAATGAAAATTTATCATCAAGTGCATTCATAGCTCTATCAAATGCATTCATGAACTGCAAAACCAAATGCAAAGggaaaattttatgtaaatattgcATAGCTCCTCAATGGAGAGAGATAAAAAAGATACAATAATGATTAATACAAAAGAAATTTCAGTCTGTAAATAGATTATACAGATGCCTTCAAAGTTAAAAAAGCAGGTGAGCATTTCCAAAATGATCACCAAATGGCAAACAATGGTCCATGTTCAACTAAATTCTTGACCTTTCAACTTGGATTTTGATGCGGATCTTAGCATTATgttattgaaatgaaaaggtAGAAAGAAATTGAATCGGTCTCTTGGCACATATTTACTAGCTTATGCCAAAATGTTCAAATCTTAGCTGGAAAAGGATAAGGAGATGGGTCAAGGATGGAATACAGaatagaaattttaacaaattctTAATAAAATGACCATTGACCTTGTATCTTAAGTGATCGGTATCCACCAGGGTCCACTGCCTTCTGCACTTTTCATAACTCCACCCATTGCCTTCTCTTGGAAAGTCAATCCATTCAGGATGTCCAAACTGTACAAACAAGCAGAAGATATATCTAGTAACCTTATTTgttaaaagagaaaacaaaccCTTATATCAGAAAATTGCCCCCTAGGCAGATATAGCCTATCACCcctttattattttcatgtcCTTTTGACTTAAAGGGCCTTCACAGATATTCATTGGTTCATACTGATAAAATCATAGCACTGAAAAATCTCCTTTTCCTAGACATGATATTTTCTCTAATATCCACCTAAATAAAATCTTGATTACTCTCCAGTATGCACAGTTGAGCCAGAATGTTTACCTCATTTCCCATAAAATTAAGGTAGCCCTCTCCTCCTAATGCcatagtaataaaatgtatcatctgcaaaggaaattttaaataaaagaaaaaaagttaagaGTGAGAGAGAAGCAATGAAAATAATGactgaataaagaaaatgatctATGCAGACTCAAAATATGAAGGcggaataaaataattgaagttccATATTTTCTGGTTTTCAGAACAAGGCATGCACACATAGATTCATGGTGGCGGTAATTCCATCAACATGGCAAGACATAAAGGAAACAGGAGAGAAGCCTCTAACATTTGAGCTAGCACCAACCTTGTGAAGTGCAATCCCTCGGTCAATGGTAGGAGAAGCATCTGTTAAACATGACATGCCAGAGTACATTTCTTTATCCATTAGGAAAAATGCTATTGTCTTGTCACCTACGATAGACTGCACCAAACAAGAGTTATATCCAAGAAGcacaaaacatgacaaaatatacaaacattaaaagaaaagggaacATTAAGAAGTGCAAATACAGTATCAGATTCAGGCCAGGGGATCAGCTATGATATTAACCATTTAAGATTTAAATCCTCTCGGGCTTTGCTTAGGGATAGAGGAGAAAAGGAAGAGGAtagaaaacattttattaatcaaGCTTTCTTTATGTCTCATCTCTTCTGTAATCATTCGAAAGTGAGAAAAACAAATTCCAAAGGAGGAGAAGTTTCcctaaagaaattatttaactaaatttagaaataaattgatcaGAAAAGTAATTCCTCACTTTCTATACCTGATCGTGACTCTCAGCATAGGATATACACTTCTCAGTGTATCTCCGATTTGTCAAGCTACAGGATAAGTCCATCATTGACCACTCTTCATCATTCTTATTCTTCAAGTAATCAATCCACTTGTCAGGGATGGCCATAGCCAGGCGGTAGTCAAACCCAATTCCCCCTTCAGAGACTGGCCTACCAAGTCCAGGCATACCAGAAACATCTTCAGCAATTACAGTCGCATCTGGCAAGATGTTGTTTATCAGAGAATTGGCCAGCATTAAATAAACAACAGCATCAACATCAGTTGCCTCACTGAAATACTCATTGTAATCCCCTGTGAATGGCATGTTGATACCATGGTGATGATACAACATGGAAGTCACTCCATCAAACCTAAACCCATCAAATTTGAACTCCTCAAGCCACCACCTCAAGTTTGAAAGAAGGAAGCGAAGGACTTCCCAATTACCATAATTGAACAGTCGACTATCCCATAACTTGTGGTAACCTCTTTCTCCAGTGTGAAAATACGATTCCTGGGAACTTTGGCCAACATCAAAGCCATTAAGTCCATCAGTCACATTGTTACTTGCATGACTGTGAACAACATCCATTAAGACCCGTAGACCTAAGCTGTGAgctttatcaattaaatatttgaggTCCTCAGGAGTTCCAGATCTACTGCTTACAGAAAAAAAGTTCGTTACATGGTATCCAAATGACGCATAGTAGGAATGCTCCATTACAGCCATCAATTGTACGGTATTATAGTTATTTGCCTGAATACGGGGTAAAACATCATCAGCAAATTCTCTGTATGAATTAATACGTGGTTCTGAGCTACTCATTCCAACATGCGCTTCATATATTCTTGGGGCTTTAGGTTTTGGAGGACGGGGGTACTTAAATTCATACCTGCATTAACAATGAAAAATACATTAGAAGGACAATTTTCTCAATCACAAATTAAAAGTAGAAAATCAGCATCAATTCAACTTTGTTGGAACTGCAGTGGATGTGGCAGCAAGTTTTTAATCTCAAGCAATATCAAACTTATCTTAATAAACGGTTCCTAAATTCTGGAtttaaaacacacacacacaaatacAACTAGGTCCAAAACCCTGGACCACacagtagttttttttttttttggccaaGACACGACACAGTTGTTGACTATATATATTTCTTCTACTTTTAATGTATCATATCATCAGTATCAAAATATATCACATAAAATGTGCGGAAATTGCACCTTTCTGAAGGTGGAGGATCCCAATGCACACCATCATATGGTGCTCCAAATCTGGTAGGGTCTACAATGGCATACTTAATCCAAGCAGGAATTCTGTCTACCCAAACTCCATCACCATGCTTGAATCGGAACTTGACTCTTGAATTATGAGGAATAGCAGGATTTCCCTCAGAATCCGGAATTTTAATACTCCAAACgccaaattcatttttttccatcttGTGGTTGGAACCATCCCATCCGTTAAAGTCTCCAACAACTTGAGCTTCCCTTCATGAAGGAAAAGACTCTAGCTAAGAAATCAATTACTTTGAGTAAAATTGTGTTTCAGAAACCAAAAACTTACTGAGCAGCAGGAGCCCACTCACGGTAGACAATTCCATCCTCTTCTCTGTTAAATCCAAATCTCAAATAACCTACAGAAGAGGGTAAAAGACGGATTTCGTTTGAACattcacatataaaatattgaatttactACCTAGCAAGCAATTTCATCATTGAAGTAGcctttgagaaaagaaaattaagaagcGAATAGCGTTGGAATGACCTTTTGCAAATTCCTCCAAGCCTCCCTCATAATTTTCAAAGAGATTTTTCTGATCCACAAATTTCTTAATTCTATATTGAAAGTGATCTTTAAACGGTCGGAGGGCAGAATCAATATCCAAGATACCAATGTTTTGCGTGTTTTCCTCGGAGGTTGTAATTGTTGAACTATCATCAATCATAACAGCTGATATTGGAGAACCATAACTGACCTGGAGGGGAAAGTTGAGCAGAGATGATGTAATCAACCgccaaaatacttatatttgataACACCAAAATACCATCATCAATGTGCGAGGAATATCTTCACAAGGGCTAATTAGGACTAGcattcatgaaaaataaaatcaagcacataaaagaattgaaaacgGAAATCATACCCTTCGATAAACTGGAAATACATGTCGCCGAAGCAATTTTTGGGATCCACGTCCGGATTCAGTGGCCAGTTGTTTAGCAATTTGATGATTAGTTCCTGAACTCTGGAAATACAAGCAAGTTTAACGGCTATGGAAGGAAGGAGTAGAACGTCATGCAAATTGTCTAGTTTtaagaaatttgagtaaaaacaagaagaagaagaagaagaagaaaagttcGAATAACAATTACCAAAGAGCGATTGTTGTTAGATGAAGGTGAGAAAGAACGAAAAGCAAAAGGCGTTGCTACGAGAAGACTCAACGAACCCAGCATCTTTGCCAGTCCAAGCAAGATTCAGCCCCTCAAAGTTCTCTCAGCTCAGTTCCATTTTTCCCTTCAAGCAAAGTTTGGTTTAAACAGAAGGCAAAGCATAACACAATTGATTGGCAGTAGCGCCAATcccttatttattaattgattaatttatgtGGAAGTCTCCATCAATAAAATCTAGGCCGTTGGTTTTTTTAACGTATAATAagcaattagttttaattttttttcttatgggtaaactacatcataagtcactaaattataggtaaatttttattttgatcatttaactaaaaaagtaaCAATGTGTTCActtaactattcaaaaattttagtttaagtcattgaactattgaaaaaaattttatttaagtcatgaggctgtaaagttttttttttttgaagttccGCCATGAGCTCCAAGTGACTATTCGATGATCAGTAGAATAGATCAATACCCATcgacgagtagaagaacatacattttatttgagttgatctgatgatcaatgttgaagattagagaaaaaattatttgaattttggttcgtaGATTCGTGATGTctaaagttgtttcataaaaaaaactaaattgtagaagagaaaggGGAAGAGAGCTTTCGATTGATGCAGATAgtgcaaataaaaaaaccatatagcatcaattttaatagttcaaatagttcaatgaccaaattataacttttttagttaagtgaccaaaatgaaaatttatctatagtttagtgactaatggtcTATTTTACCTTTTCTTATCGGTCATGTCCAAATTCAGCTGAAAAAAGAAAGTGTTACAGTTGAAAGGATGTCCTTCCATTTCTGTAATTTTCCGTATGATTGGGATGCCTTCCGGAAGAGACAAAGCATAAACTCACACGTTACAACTCAGCTGCCGTTAAAAttcatgaattaaaattttaattataataaatccCACTTTTTCTTCTACTGCAATAGTGAGAATTGAAGAAGCCGAGATGATCAAAATGCTCCGATCTTATTGGTTATTATGGAAAGAAAAATCACGTTCCTTTCTTTTTATCCAattcattctcttttgttttatattaaaattaggaATTCGCAATGcaggatttaatttttattaatttgatatatataaatatataactatttatttttaattaattaatcctGATTTTGCTTATTATAAAAAAGTAGTTGTTATACacctataataataaattgttatCAAGAAATAATTGTTATAAACCTACAATAGAATTCATATAGGAGTGAGTATTCGATCGAGTCGAGTCGAattgagtcaaaaaatttcgagttagtgGAGTTGATGAATCCTATTTTAACAaccaaactcaatttgaaaatttttcgaatcaactcaaaaaatttcaagtcgAGTTATTTGGATTTATATAGATTGATATAGATTGATTATTTagaatcatattatttatactcaatattgcatttatatagattgattatttaaatagtAGGAgaagtacaagattatttaactacataagtAAGGCTGataggtaaacatttatcaaaacaatatagttttaccttttttttttatttggattttcagATAACTCAAATTGTATAATTCACATTCGAGTTAAAccgaaaattttgatttttttattcgagtttattcgaataactcgattaactcgaactatttaattcaaaatttgaatttttatcgaGTTTTTCGAATCAAaccgagttttgctcacccttaAATTCATATATCGAATTTCcatcaaataaagaaagtaaaattatgttaaaaaaagtgagaatcaaataaacaaatttaaaagacaTATAGC of Gossypium raimondii isolate GPD5lz chromosome 3, ASM2569854v1, whole genome shotgun sequence contains these proteins:
- the LOC105793849 gene encoding 1,4-alpha-glucan-branching enzyme 1, chloroplastic/amyloplastic isoform X1 gives rise to the protein MLGSLSLLVATPFAFRSFSPSSNNNRSLSSGTNHQIAKQLATESGRGSQKLLRRHVFPVYRRVSYGSPISAVMIDDSSTITTSEENTQNIGILDIDSALRPFKDHFQYRIKKFVDQKNLFENYEGGLEEFAKGYLRFGFNREEDGIVYREWAPAAQEAQVVGDFNGWDGSNHKMEKNEFGVWSIKIPDSEGNPAIPHNSRVKFRFKHGDGVWVDRIPAWIKYAIVDPTRFGAPYDGVHWDPPPSERYEFKYPRPPKPKAPRIYEAHVGMSSSEPRINSYREFADDVLPRIQANNYNTVQLMAVMEHSYYASFGYHVTNFFSVSSRSGTPEDLKYLIDKAHSLGLRVLMDVVHSHASNNVTDGLNGFDVGQSSQESYFHTGERGYHKLWDSRLFNYGNWEVLRFLLSNLRWWLEEFKFDGFRFDGVTSMLYHHHGINMPFTGDYNEYFSEATDVDAVVYLMLANSLINNILPDATVIAEDVSGMPGLGRPVSEGGIGFDYRLAMAIPDKWIDYLKNKNDEEWSMMDLSCSLTNRRYTEKCISYAESHDQSIVGDKTIAFFLMDKEMYSGMSCLTDASPTIDRGIALHKMIHFITMALGGEGYLNFMGNEFGHPEWIDFPREGNGWSYEKCRRQWTLVDTDHLRYKFMNAFDRAMNALDDKFSFLSSTKQIVSCTDEENKVIVFERGDLVFVFNFHPENTYDGYKVGCDLPGKYRVALDSDAWEFGGHGRVGHDVDHFTSPEGIPGVPETNFNNRPNSFKVLSPARTCVVYYKVDESVEETNGINVISVSETLEMDASKQKNAEESAILVDHGDKENPQETTDRDTSSFDEELQKDGAKQESIEEPAASVLDKKIVGSKLDEPEVEEMEDRTPDD
- the LOC105793849 gene encoding 1,4-alpha-glucan-branching enzyme 1, chloroplastic/amyloplastic isoform X2; the protein is MLGSLSLLVATPFAFRSFSPSSNNNRSLSSGTNHQIAKQLATESGRGSQKLLRRHVFPVYRRVSYGSPISAVMIDDSSTITTSEENTQNIGILDIDSALRPFKDHFQYRIKKFVDQKNLFENYEGGLEEFAKGYLRFGFNREEDGIVYREWAPAAQEAQVVGDFNGWDGSNHKMEKNEFGVWSIKIPDSEGNPAIPHNSRVKFRFKHGDGVWVDRIPAWIKYAIVDPTRFGAPYDGVHWDPPPSERYEFKYPRPPKPKAPRIYEAHVGMSSSEPRINSYREFADDVLPRIQANNYNTVQLMAVMEHSYYASFGYHVTNFFSVSSRSGTPEDLKYLIDKAHSLGLRVLMDVVHSHASNNVTDGLNGFDVGQSSQESYFHTGERGYHKLWDSRLFNYGNWEVLRFLLSNLRWWLEEFKFDGFRFDGVTSMLYHHHGINMPFTGDYNEYFSEATDVDAVVYLMLANSLINNILPDATVIAEDVSGMPGLGRPVSEGGIGFDYRLAMAIPDKWIDYLKNKNDEEWSMMDLSCSLTNRRYTEKCISYAESHDQSIVGDKTIAFFLMDKEMYSGMSCLTDASPTIDRGIALHKMIHFITMALGGEGYLNFMGNEFGHPEWIDFPREGNGWSYEKCRRQWTLVDTDHLRYKFMNAFDRAMNALDDKFSFLSSTKQIVSCTDEENKVIVFERGDLVFVFNFHPENTYDGYKVGCDLPGKYRVALDSDAWEFGGHGRVGHDVDHFTSPEGIPGVPETNFNNRPNSFKVLSPARTCVVYYKVDESVEETNGINVISVSETLEMDASKQKNAEESAILILPRLIMEIKKIHKKLLTVTPPVSMRNCKKMEQSRKVLKNQQLLC